The DNA sequence CAAGGGACATGACACCTTCGCGCCGCAGGGCCCGTGGATCGCGCCGAAGGAGTTCTACGGCGACCCGATGGCGAATCTCCGCCAGACGCTGACGGTCGGGGGCCAGGTGCTTCAGGACGCCCAGGCCGGCGACATGATCCACTCCCTCTGGGAGATCATCGAGTACGCCTCGTCGATCATCACGCTCTACCCGGGCGATGTGATCAACAACGGAACGTCGGGGGGCACGGCGGCAGGCGCCGCGGACACCCGCGGCCCGGAGGATCGCTACCTCAAGCCGGGCGAGGTGGTCGAGGCCAGCATCGACGGCATCGGCACCCTTCGCATGCCGGTGGTGGCGGGCGAGGAGCCGCCGGCCGATCTGACCGGCGCGCAGTTGCCGCCGGTCAGCAACTACCGCGACTGAGCATCAAGTCGCATCGTGCGTTCGGGACGGGCGGGGTTTGCACGAGCAGCCCCGCCCGTTCGTCCGTCAGAACCGGAACAGCCGCGTGAACTTGATGACGAACGCGCGGTTCTCGAGAAGCGGCCACCGCGCGTCACGGAACGAGAAGTCCGCGACGTCCCGCTGATCGTTGTACACGATGAACATCTCGCTGCCGGGCTGGTATTCCCAGCGCAGCCGGAGGTTGGCGCTGAGCGAGTTGGACACCGAGTTGTACTGCACGAGTCCCCCGAAGAACATCCGCGGCGTGAACGTGTAGGTGATGCGGCTCGTGACGAGCGGCGCGGTGTAGTCCTTCTCGTCGAGGCGGATCATGTTGACGGAGATGCTCGGCTCGAGGGAGAACTGCGGCGTCAGTTCGACCCGGCCCCGCGAGTACCCGATCGCGGTGATGTCGCCGTTGTAGTAGCCGCCCTTCCAGAGTGAAAGCGTGCCCGCGACACGTCGCTGCTGCCCCATGGCGTACGACATGAAGACGCTCCGGTAGTCGTAGTTGCCCACCGGAATGGGCACGACGCCGGCCGCATTGAACTCGTACGGGACGTAGTCGTAGCGTTGCTCCATGTCGATCCCGATGACGTCGCTGTTCTCCAACTGGGTCGAGAAGGCGCCGAGGTGGATGCGTGTCTCGACCAGGCCGGCGGGATTCTCGATGTAGTCCACGCTCCCTTCCCACCGGAACTGCCGGACGGCCCGGATCGACCTGGGCCGCGGGCTGAAGCGGGCCAGCGCGTACGTGCGCTGGAAGCCCTCGTCGCGCCGCTTGAAGCCTACCTCCGGATTGAAGTTGTCCCCCACGAACAGCCGGTCCACCTGCAGGCCGAAAAGATCGCCGGTGTAGTTGAACGCCGCCTGGTAGCTCTGGTCGTCGCCCACCATGTCGGGCGTGCGGGTCTGCGCCCAGTACCCGTAGAAGTTGACGTTGTCGAAGAACGAGAATGCGGCGTCCAGCCCGTAGGCTTCGTTGGAGCCATTGCCGTCGATGGCAATCGATCGGCCGGTGAAGATGCCCCCGATCCGGCTGCGGCGCAGAATGTCACGCTTGACGCGGAGCACGGTGAAATTGGTGGAGACCGCGCCGTCCGAGATGTCGGAATCGTCAGTCTGGATGTTCAGGGCGCCGATAGTGAAGGCGCCCGCCTTGCCGGTCAATCGCCCGCCGCCCAGGATGGGTTCGGTCAGTCCGATCCGCCGGCTGAAGAAGATCTGCGGCGTGTCCCCCCTGCCGAAGGGCCCTCCCGTCCCGAGCCGCGAGGCGCGGAATACTCCGCCAGTCAGGCCGGCCGAGCGTCCGAAGTCGAAGATTCCCCGTCCCTCCAGAAAGAACTCGCGCTTCTCGGGGAAGAAGAGGTTGAAGCGCGACAGGTTCACCTGCGCCTCGTCCGCCTCGACCTGGGCGAAGTCGGTGTTGTAGGTAAAGTCGGCGGTCAGGTTCTGCGTTATGCCGACCTTGACGTCGAGCCCGCCGGTGCCGTCCCCCCGGTTCGTGAACGGCGTGTCACTAGTCAGGTTGGTCTCCAGGGAACCGATCCCGTAAGGCTTCAGCTCGAACACCCGGTTGCCGGAAGGCGCTTCGAGCCCCGTCATCGTCGCCGCCGCCGACAGGCGGAACATCCCCGGCCCGACGGAGATGGGGACCGGCGTCAGATAGACGCTCTCGTTCTTCCATCGGATGTTTCGCCCGAGCTGCACGCCCCAGAGCTGCTGCTGACCGCCCCCGAACCGCAACGACTTGAACGGGATCTCCGCTTCGACCGTCCACCCGCCGTCGAAGCGGCCCGTCCGCGAATCCCAGATGGGGTTCCAGTCGTTGTTCGGGTTGCCCTCGTCGGTGATCTGGTAATCGAAGAAGCCGCCGATCGGATTGACCATGAAGGCGACGCCATTACGACGGTCGTAGAACGTGTCGAATGCGAAGCTGAAGCTCTCGTTGTTGATCAACTGGAACGAGTCGCGCTGCATCTCGTTGGCGACCCACCGGGATTCCGGTGAAGAGTCCCACAGGCGCGCGGCCACGTAGACATTGGTGTCGTCGTAGAAGAGCCATGCCTCGGTGCGCTCCGTTGCGGGCGCTCCTTCCGCCGGGACCTGTTGCAGAAAGCCGCTCATCGACGGGGTCGTCTCGTAGGCTCCCTCGTCGAGGACCCCGTCCAGCCGGAGCGGTTCTCCGATCCGGACTGCCCGTACAGTGGCTCGGCCGCCAGCGTCTCGGGCGATGACTTCCGGCGCTGCGGGGGGCGGCGGGCCGTCGATGGCGCCTGGCGCGGCCCTGGCAAAGCCGCCGGCGGCTCCGCGGTCCGCGGGTGAGACCCCTCCGGTCGGCGGCCCGCCTCTCCCGGGCGGCCCTCCGCGCGCTCCCGGGGGGCGGGCACCCGGTGGCGGCGCCGACGGTGGAGAATCCGCCTCTGGCGGCGCCGTTTCACTTGACGGCGGCGTCTCGCGCTGCGGCGCGTATTCGGGGTTGATGGTGATCGTGACCGGGGCGCAGGCCGTGCCGGCCACCATCAGCAGGAGGGCCAGGAGTTCGGGGACTCCGGGGCGGCGGATTGCTCGCGGCGGGGCGTCAGTCATGAACATCCGATCCCGTCCACGCCGACAGCGCCGGCGCAAAGATCCTATGCCGGGTACGACAGTACTTGAACTGCGGGCGTTTACTGCGACCGCGCCGGAACCTGCAACTCCGGCATCGGCTCCGCGGTAAAGAGCCGCTTCAGGGGAATCGCGAGCCACCGCGCCCAGGTTGC is a window from the Acidobacteriota bacterium genome containing:
- a CDS encoding carbohydrate binding family 9 domain-containing protein — translated: MTDAPPRAIRRPGVPELLALLLMVAGTACAPVTITINPEYAPQRETPPSSETAPPEADSPPSAPPPGARPPGARGGPPGRGGPPTGGVSPADRGAAGGFARAAPGAIDGPPPPAAPEVIARDAGGRATVRAVRIGEPLRLDGVLDEGAYETTPSMSGFLQQVPAEGAPATERTEAWLFYDDTNVYVAARLWDSSPESRWVANEMQRDSFQLINNESFSFAFDTFYDRRNGVAFMVNPIGGFFDYQITDEGNPNNDWNPIWDSRTGRFDGGWTVEAEIPFKSLRFGGGQQQLWGVQLGRNIRWKNESVYLTPVPISVGPGMFRLSAAATMTGLEAPSGNRVFELKPYGIGSLETNLTSDTPFTNRGDGTGGLDVKVGITQNLTADFTYNTDFAQVEADEAQVNLSRFNLFFPEKREFFLEGRGIFDFGRSAGLTGGVFRASRLGTGGPFGRGDTPQIFFSRRIGLTEPILGGGRLTGKAGAFTIGALNIQTDDSDISDGAVSTNFTVLRVKRDILRRSRIGGIFTGRSIAIDGNGSNEAYGLDAAFSFFDNVNFYGYWAQTRTPDMVGDDQSYQAAFNYTGDLFGLQVDRLFVGDNFNPEVGFKRRDEGFQRTYALARFSPRPRSIRAVRQFRWEGSVDYIENPAGLVETRIHLGAFSTQLENSDVIGIDMEQRYDYVPYEFNAAGVVPIPVGNYDYRSVFMSYAMGQQRRVAGTLSLWKGGYYNGDITAIGYSRGRVELTPQFSLEPSISVNMIRLDEKDYTAPLVTSRITYTFTPRMFFGGLVQYNSVSNSLSANLRLRWEYQPGSEMFIVYNDQRDVADFSFRDARWPLLENRAFVIKFTRLFRF